One Manihot esculenta cultivar AM560-2 chromosome 6, M.esculenta_v8, whole genome shotgun sequence DNA segment encodes these proteins:
- the LOC110617891 gene encoding uncharacterized protein LOC110617891 — translation MTRQELIRSLSPNSKTRSPLAEKPSETTTKMSNTKTKGENRGDKSIIKRCGEVAGGTTAECVAVCCCCPCALMNFLVLTIYKMPACLCRKARKRHRKRKHDSLLVHTVSKDSCKEELMEKQKAGVGIHDGGESDTGADELEKEMWYRFYATGFWRSPSHRSTR, via the coding sequence ATGACTCGCCAGGAGTTGATAAGATCGTTGTCTCCAAACAGCAAGACTCGGTCTCCATTAGCAGAGAAACCATCCGAGACGACAACAAAAATGTCGAACACGAAAACTAAGGGAGAGAACAGGGGAGATAAAAGTATAATAAAGCGGTGTGGAGAGGTTGCAGGAGGAACCACTGCAGAGTGTGTGGCAGTGTGTTGCTGCTGTCCATGTGCGCTGATGAATTTCTTGGTGTTAACAATTTACAAAATGCCGGCTTGTCTTTGCAGGAAGGCAAGGAAACGACATCGGAAAAGAAAGCATGATAGTTTGTTGGTTCACACTGTGAGTAAAGATTCATGCAAAGAGGAATTGATGGAGAAACAAAAAGCCGGTGTTGGTATCCACGATGGTGGTGAGAGCGATACTGGGGCTGATGAACTAGAGAAAGAGATGTGGTACCGCTTTTATGCAACTGGATTTTGGAGAAGCCCTTCTCACAGAAGCACGAGGTGA